From Manihot esculenta cultivar AM560-2 chromosome 18, M.esculenta_v8, whole genome shotgun sequence:
aacaaaatagtcttcTATCCTCTTTttcgttaaaaatagataaagaatgagagagaaaatttttaaaattcaattttaccctcaaataaaatctcttatttagtctttcgatattgttattattaataagtcagtttctacctttttagaaatctattaaaacgtttttatcttttcccatatctattaaaacgttcttatcgttttttttttctgttaatgaaatagcctttcatctttctagaaaaaaaaaaagaagaagaataaaaaaaatgaaagaagaatcaaaaaggaggaagaagaaaaagaaggagaggaggaggaggaaaaaaataggataatttaattttttgctatatttttaacagtaaaaatagacggaatgactattttattgacaaaaagaaaagtttataacgttttaatgaatttttaaaaatataaaaactaatttattaataataacaatacttagaaactaaattataaatttttattttttttaacgatATCGTttcccattaaaaaaaaaaatctttttaaggCCTTCACATCAAGAACCTATAAATTTTACCATTATCCTCTTTCCACATttatcaattattaaaatattaaaaataaagtaaaaaattataaaaattattgataaaacataaactataaataaaaacataaaacgtaATTCTTAAAtcctataaaaatatatttaaatttgttaGATATGAGCATTCAAATGTACAGACATCTTTTTTAATTATCTCTTCTTTTAATTGTAATTATATTGaagaatattatattattatattttatataaaaaaaattagaaaaaatcaaGAACAACTATTTAACAAATagaatttatttgatttgataAACTTATACTCGTTTAATATTTTagcataaatttaattatatttaatatagttaaataaaaaatttaaaattaataaacaaaattattatttaattcgcataatataaaaaaataattaattaattttttattttaaaaaatatattaaactatagttaacattttaataaatttataaattaatttttcatttttaatacaaaaaattaattaataaattttttataaaattaactaatttttttatatcttaaaaattaaataataaaaaatttatcaaattaaaataaataatatatttattaaaattaaaaatatattaatttaaaatttaaaattaattaataatttttttttcttataaatttcCCTGCGTATACGGCGTATGATTAGGGAGGAAACGAAACTGCCAGCAAAATCCAGATCCCGCCCACAGCGTGAACCCTACAATGAGTGGGAGAGCGAGAAAACCCATACTTTCTCATAAAATTGTCGGTTATATCTccaatagtttttttttctttttttttttaattacatataGGAATAACTTGTGcaaaatttataagtatttagttattttaaatttataataatttaaaatttcaaacagttatatatttaatcaaaatgtttttaaatgtataataaatggttaatatatttaataaaaagcaaTTTTTATAAGCacattattcaattttaaaaaaaatattaaataaaatatgcgacaaacttaaaattttaaatgcagtaaaatatttaattaaattaatctacAAATTTATTGGACTAAAGTATTCACTTCTTTACTTATAAATAGACttgattataaatttatacCCGGTAAGTATATCTGAGTAGATTTAACAgatctcatattttattattgatgaccgctgggtttcttCACCCCGATCTAAGGTCAGACCCATTAGAACAGCTCATAATCTGAAAGCTTTTAGGCCCCTCCAAGAACCAGGTCCAGTCCATTCTGTTCAAAGACCGGACTTCAGTCCGTTTCTTCAAAACAGGCCGGCTTAGCTCTTCCGGCCCGATGGACAGATCTTCTCCGGGCCTAGTCTCAACCTCATCTCCCAGCCCAGCTCAGAATCAGGAAGGAGTTCAGCCCCttcgccttgtgggaccatTATACGCCCGGGGAGAATCAGAAGCCGTTACGCATtggacagagatctgattccctcgtacatcCGTATCAACCTAGCAGGAACAGGTGGTCTAATGATACACGTTCTGTTaatacgtcactagcagacaaaaggaaacatataaaaggagaaatactctcctctaggtctaagcaattttattttctggatctcagatcatcaactattttaattttccatctctatttagaaaaaaaatctaatgatttcaacaaaaatttaattaaaattgactcAGTCAGATTTAAAATCAGATAAATCAAATGATTTGATTATATTatagattttatatatttatatgcaaTGATATATAATTCTATAAggtaattattttatgaaaaatattaaataaataatgacattttcaaatataaataatattaatattttaaaatataaagataataacatgtatttataaataatagaataaaatatttttttaattaataataatattattagagGCATTCAAGGCAATACAAACTTACAAATCCATCCACTGATATATTAGCAAAGGAGACAAGGACAACGAACACGAGTGACTCAGATACAAACCCAATCACCAGGATCATGTGATGGGACTGAAGAAGAAGATAATTGGGTATTAGCAAAATGGAATCTTTACCATTTTTCTAGATTGCTGATGTCCTATTtcagattaatttattcaaaatagtACTAATTACTGATTAAGAAACGATTCTGTTCTCTTCAATGTCTATCCAAAATCAAAAAGTGGACAACTACCAGTGGGTAGCTTAGCCTGCTCACTGCACACACAGCACCcctctcactctctctctctccctgtgtatatatatttaacCATTATCAACAGTTTCTGATCTAGGGTTGCTTCTGCTTTCTTCATCCTCAGCCGAAAGTGCAAATCTTTCTGttccttctccttctcttcttcGTCTAGGTGAGCTTTGATACATCACTTTtacttcttcttcatcattttttttatggTGATGATTATCAGAAATTAGTGGGTTTATTGCTTTATTGTGATAGGTAGATAGATGGCTTTCTCTTGCTTTTTTACTTTTGCTTTTATATGTAAGGTTGATAGATCTTTGGTGCtgtattttctttctctttacCTCTGTTTGGATTGAGATTGATAGAAAAGGAgagtaagaaaagaaaagaaaaggaatagTTTTTTCTACTATTTGTCTTGTTTGGATAGAAGATAACAAAGGGGGAAGGAGGAAAAAGAAGTATGAAATTTGATTTCTGAAATTCTTTTCCTTTGACCAAAACATTTATAGGAAGGAAAATGTGCAGAAATAAatagtatttatatttaaactaCTCATGCATCTTTAACACAGAATAACTCATGCAATTAAGTAATTCTATTAAGAGATGAAATGAAAGATCTCTGGGCCCAACTTCAGCTATTGACTGAGGagcatttattatttttaggaTTTGATTAAATAACTTTTTCAATATTTCAGCAGACTGCTGAGACTCATTTGGGTTCTGAATCCAAAGTCAATATTTGTACATTTGGTCACCCTGGAGATGCAGCATTCACCCATATTGAATATGACCAATTTCTTGTTCTACAGGAAAAATGCAAAGGGCAGTTAGTGCATTTTTGTCCCATGGAGATCTGGTAAAAAATGCTGTTCTGCAACGCTTCCGTGTTGCGAATCCAGTGCTAAGGCCTATTTTGTTTTCTCGTTTTGAGTCTGTGTCATCTGCTCGTATGGAAGAGCAAAGCTTTGAAAGCACTACAATTGCTGACATCTTGAAAGCCAAAGGGAAAGGTGCTGATGGCTCTTGGCTTTGGTGCACCACTGATGACACTGTGTATGATGCTGTCAAGTCGGTATGCATCTTTGCCCAACTATAAGTTgttgttgctgctgctgctgctgctgcaatCATTGTTAGCAATATTAAGATTTGTCATTGGGGAAATTtttgcttaaaactcaagacaTAACGTGTATGGTGAGATCACACACACTTAGACCTTGTTTGGTTGAAATGTGCTATTTCATGGGAAATCGCTTTCCAAACCTAACTTAACTAGGTTGAAGTAAGCAAGTTGCTTCCACTCTCGGAAGAAAACCCTTGAGTTTTCGGAGGTCTAGTTAAATTTTTAGTCTCAACCACCCCATGATACGTTTTTAGGGATTAATTGAAGCAATTTTGTTGTAGATGACACATCACAATGTTGGAGCCTTGGTGGTTGTTAAACCTGGAGAGCAGAAATCACTTGCAGGAATTATCACAGAAAGAGGTATTTAGAAAGACTATTGCAATATGTTTCCCTAGATTTCAACTACTATTTTTGTTTGATGCTGTCATTGTTGAAAATTTTCCAGATTACCTGAGGAAGATCATAGTACAAGGAAGATCATCCAAGTCAACCAAGGTTGGGGACATTATGACTGAAGAGGTATAAACACCATTGATTATCTTATGTTTTCTTTCATCAACGGTTCATATTGATCTATATACAAATACACATGGTGGCTGCAGAACAAGCTCATTACAGTCACTCCCCACACAAAAGTTCTGCAAGCAATGCAATTGATGACAGGTACTAAAAAATGCTGtttatttctatgtgatgttaaGGATTTGCTAGTTCAGTGATTTCCTCTAGCCTGACCTGGAATCTGAAATGTTCGGTAGATAACCGCATCAGGCACATTCCTGTCATTGACGATAAGGACATGATTGGAATGGTGTCCATCGGAGATGTTGTTCGTGCTGTAGTGACCGAGCACCGGGAGGAACTCGACCGCCTGAATGCTTACATTCAAGGAAGTTACTAGATGATGACGAGAACTGAAGATCGAATGCTGAGGATGTGTTTGCTCTTGGAAGACAAGGAAGCAAGACAAGGGCTTGTAAATATGGCATGTtgtctgtgtgtgtgtgtgtgtagtTTAAGGTGGTTTTGTCCATTTCCATATCAGAATATCTGATGTCAAATAACAGTGTGTGGACTAATAGGTTCATAATAAGCAGAGTCTTGGCGCTTGATGAATGGTTCATGTTCATGGTCATTACCATCTTATGGGTGGTTATAGACCTGCAATGTCAAACTCCTGAAAACTTCTAGTTTCCAAGATTTCATGGCTTCTTTTTGGTAGGGCGAAATGTATATTTAGGTATATTTGCATACttgtatttttaacatttttaaatAGCAGACATTTCAATTTTAACTGACATTtaataaacacttaaattttgaaaaatttatttctgaatatcaaaattttaaaaaatatatattttaaactaatttaattggttatttatttaaaattttgtattggTTTTATAGTTTATACAAtcttaaaattcttaattctaTTTCTACGTAAactctatttttattataattctaaatgaAAAATtggaaatttattataaatataaaatttatttttggatactattttctttttcacaaactcAAATCGATATgtataaaaaagttaattgaaaaagaaaatccattttaattaactaaccatttttataaaataatttaactaaaaaataaaaattttctcctcatttaaaattttctaagttATTAAGATATTACgtagaaatttaaataattttttacttttattctcTAAGgtctatattaaaataaataattctattttattatgtataaaattcataaattggCTGTAGaacttgaaattttaatttttattaatatattatttttttaattagttggTAATATGATTTTATAGATTACATATTTATCTATATATTATAATCaatctataatattttatattgagaAATAAGGGGATAGACATAATCTTCATAGTAATTTTATCCTTTTCCTTCCAAAAATGTAGTGAACGATCTTTTAGATATCATGATTTGCACTATTCAAGATTCAGAAATATAAACGAAGATTCACTAAAAGAGTAATATTATATTGTTTAATAGACTAAAATTattaagatataaatataaatttacattTCCAACCAAACAAGTTACTCATTGCTTCCACCATTGTCAAAAAGCAATTTATTCACCATTGTTTAAAACAAATTGATTCAAGGATTATACTTATAGGCCTTAAAACAACTGTGAAAGGCTTAGCCGAGAAACTATTTCAACTTAACTCAGACTTGTAAGCTTAAAATTTGCTTGCCCAACCCATCCATCTCTTCTTGTTCCTTCATATCCTCATTTCCTATTCgctttttcatttcttttggaGTCGGAGCCTTCTACCTCATTGTCACTCGCCATGCCGCTTGCAGCCGTCGTATGTCTCCACTTGCAATTGTATGAATCAACGAGGCAGACGCAGCTTGAGCTCTCATCTCACAATGTGCCCATGTTGCAATCTATTCAGAACGGTCCTCATAAGCAAGGTAGTTTGCCTGCCTGGGTTTTATGAATCTGGGCAAACAAGTTCTTGTCAGCCTCTCTTTTTGTGAACATGGGGTCTCATGCTGTCATCTGGGTTTGATTGAAATACTTGATTCATTCAATCTACGTCttgatttaaataaagaaattaatgaTATTGCATATTCTGATGAATGAATTAGCTGGGTTGAACTGTTTGTAATACTAAAAGATGATTTTTCCCCGCTCCGCATCTGGCCGATCTCTCTTGCACTAGATTcagttcatttaattttaaatttcaagttTACATTTATTTTCAGTTAGTTTCGATTCAGATCAATGCCAAACCCACGAATTGTACACCCATCTAATCATATGCTAAAATCAACGGTCGAAGACATTTCCAAAAATAGACCTAGACCAGACGATTGAAAGCAAAAGCAATTGTTAAGCCTCACTTGAAAGCAGCACCAAAGGGTGAACCAAGAAAAAAGCTGTGGTGGCAGCAAAATAGAAAGGCGTGCGTGCAAGGCCAATTCTGTCTTAACAGATACTACTAAGACTAACATCTAGGTGCAAGATTCAACTCCTGAGCAAGATAGGAGTATCAAAACCCCCACCACCTAAGACCATGTACACAAGGTGTCTTCAAGTTTCATATTTACATTATCAGCCTGCCTCAACGCCTCAACAGAAGAACATAGAATTGCATACTTTATCCTGCAATTTGGGCAGCTGAGGCACAGGAACAGCTCCAGCAGAGGTTACACCACCGTGACTCGATGACGTCTCAGAAGTGTCTTCGAACTTCATGAACGATCCCATCTGGGTGGCAGCCAGGTGAGCATAGCATATTGGCGCAACTACAGAAACAGCACACAAACACAAGACAGAATTAATGAGCGGAAAGTAATGACCACTTTAATCACACAAGAGCCTTCCTGGACAAATAGAGAAATCTGGACTTACCTACAGAAATGGCAGTTGTACTTCTTTGATAACTGAAATTATGTGCATAAACATCATTCACAACAATAATTATCATAACACTACCATATTTCCAAAAACTAAAGATTTACTCACACATATGATAGAGAATGCACTAGGTCCTGAAGATCGTCTGCTGAAAAGCCAACCTCATCTAATAAAACATGGTAATGTGTGGGTCTTGTAGTACCCTGAGACAATATGGGTGGTAAATAAAGCAACTTTTAGTACACGCCAAAGAAATATCAAGAGCAAAAACATATAAATGGATGAGTAATTCAACCTACAAGGTCACAGCTATAAGCATAGCAAAATAAGTTTGCAATTAATATGGTAAACATCAAAATCTTTAAATATTCGTATCTTAACATTCATAATAGTAATTTCTAAAGCACAACAATTTTATAGCCTACATCCTCTTTCGAAGAGAACAATGCTTTTGAGAAAAAAGGAAGCTTGTACACTTCACTACGGATATAATAAGTACACTTACTGCAAGAATATGCACATGTTCTGTATAAATATAACTCTTGCAAAACACATGTAGATTTCACCATCAGATGAACCACATTCACATCAAGCTAACTCATTCTAGCAGATAAAGAAGCAGTAAATGACACATTTTTCTAATGATAAGAAAAACACTAATGCTTTTAGTAAAACTATGGGAGCATTGCTACCGTGCATTTCTTTGCCGGAGAGCAAATA
This genomic window contains:
- the LOC110607170 gene encoding CBS domain-containing protein CBSX3, mitochondrial yields the protein MQRAVSAFLSHGDLVKNAVLQRFRVANPVLRPILFSRFESVSSARMEEQSFESTTIADILKAKGKGADGSWLWCTTDDTVYDAVKSMTHHNVGALVVVKPGEQKSLAGIITERDYLRKIIVQGRSSKSTKVGDIMTEENKLITVTPHTKVLQAMQLMTDNRIRHIPVIDDKDMIGMVSIGDVVRAVVTEHREELDRLNAYIQGSY